In Mangifera indica cultivar Alphonso chromosome 7, CATAS_Mindica_2.1, whole genome shotgun sequence, the genomic window ggtaaaaatggattttaaaaaattagagaaacaTTTATTACttaagatcaaattttatatatacagttatcaaaaattgaaattaagcCCCTAACATTAAGTCcttaataattgtaatatttgttaAGAATACAGTTTTATACTTTCAAGATGTGTCCTCAACATGTCAACAAACTAAGAgttaaaactatgtgtataaataatatacgaAGCTTTATGGATAAACATTGATATGTGAAGATTATACATACATTCAATTATGGACAAATTGGAATCACTTATACTGAACAAGATAAACTCTAAATCTAGTAATTGACTTAGATAAGTCAAAAGCCAGAAGAGGTTTgaattcatattcttttatacTTGGAGTCTCTTCTTTTACATTTGaaataacttaaaatataaaaggaataaataatagatatataacAGCATGGGTTCTAACTCTCATAACAAAAtggaaatataacataaattaacaaTGCCCTACACATTCTTGCAAAGAGATAAAACTTTTACAATACCTACCTCCACTGCATGAATATATCTAGTCttgtaaattaataatcaaagtCGATCCTTgcatacccaaaaaaaaaaaaaaaaaattcctgaTAATAGAATTATTTCCACATTATCCATTTTTTTAGCAATTAAGTTGTCTTAATCTTGTCTTCTCTTCATTGCTAACATATTAACCAATCTATCAAATGGACATGCATTAGCtgatcataataattttaattttgcttttcaTTAACAACACCTTAAAGAAGTAGAAAGTTGTATTTAATTCTACATGCCCACCAAAATTTGAAGGCATTGATTAAGAACTTGAAGCtagtaatcaaatataaaaatatcgaACTTCCTTTACaaccacccatggccggttggCCTTTGTTTCATTTTCCCTGGTACAAAAgctatataaatttatttcccTTCCACCCACATCTCACAGCTctctttcatcaaaatttagGACACAAAAGAGAGTAGCTATTTGTgggttttaattcatttaaacgTCATTTCAATGCCTACTTCaacatcaaattttattatttcttgtttgattttattgtcTTTGACTATTGTTCCTCTAGTTGAGGCCGGAGCTTTCTTTATCTTTGGAGATTCGCTTGTCGATAGTGGCAACAACAACTTCTTAGTCACCACTGCTCGCGCTGATCTTCCTCCTTATGGTATTGATTATCCTTCTCGGCGTCCCACTGGCCGTTTTTCCAATGGACTCAACATTCCCGATATCATAAGTCAGTtcttaaatttatcattattgatatcgttacatttaaagataaaattacatacaatctcataatgatatgtcatttgtaatatttaatgtatatatttttaggtcAGCAAATTGGGCAACCAGAAGCTCCATTGCCATACTTAAGCCCGGAGCTTCAAGGCAATAAGCTTCTTATCGGAGCCAACTTTGCATCTGCTGGTATCGGAATTCTCAATGATACGGGCTCTCAATTTGTAAGTCTGAGAATCAACAATCATGCTttttaaacacaattttttttaaataaaatctcagATAATGCTACATTTGCATGCAGATTAACATTATCAGAATGTTTAGACAACTGGATTATTTTGAAGAATACCAGCGTCGACTGGCTGCTCTCGTCGGAGACGCAGCAGCCCGCACCCTTGTAAACCAAGCGCTCGTACTTATCACCGTTGGTGGAAATGATTTTGTGAATAACTACTACTTGGTTCCCTTCTCTGCAAGATCTCGCCAATTCGCTTTGCCGGATTATGTTACGTATCTCATTTCGGAGTACAAAAAATTGCTCCAGGTATTGCACAAGACTTATTTTACATGAACAATCATAAAATCGCGTAATACTAATTCCACGACATCTACGGATGGCatactgaattaaattttaaagcttATAAAAATATCGAAACACCATATAATCTGGACTAGTTTTTTGCTCCTGAAAGCTATATTAGTTTTGAAGAGAAGACTTAATATGTAATaggttaatatattttattaatagtaaggTACAGTAAACTTTAACCCCACACTAATGTTGTTTATTCTGATCAagtatattaaacttatatttattgatCACCCAAgcttatataaaaatttctattgGTTTATTCAATTAGTTGGTTCtattaaacctaaattttctaACATTCCATGTATCACCTCACCTCTTCTCTATTAATGCTTATGAAAAATCTCTGAATATTATGAAATAATCATTGTGAATGCAGAGGCTGTACAGTCTGGGAGCACGTAGGGTTGTGGTGACAGGGACGGGGCCGATGGGGTGTGTTCCGGCGGAACTGGCAATGAGGGGTAACAATGGAGGATGCTCGCAAGAACTGCAAAGAGCTGCAGCATTGTACACCCCACTACTGGATCAAATGCTTCAGCAACTTAACAGTGAAAGTGGTGGAACCGTTTTTATTGCTGCAAACACTCAACAAATGAACACTGATTTCATCACCAATCCTCAAGCTTTTGGTATTCATGCATGCTTCCCGATTCTTTGGAACTGTTTCAAACATTTTCTAGCTGTTATACACATGTATCCACTTGGTTGTATTTATTGGTATTCATGTAGGAAGCACACAAAAGCACTTGCATTTCTAAAacatttatgttttcaaaatgtCTTGAAATTGGTATGAAACGTTTTAgaatagtttcaaaatataaaaaaatgtgaaatgcaattcttttccttattttttgattgattaaaaatcaatttcatgtttctctcttttttataattatgaaaactCCGATTTTATCTCCTCTCCTTTTTCAACatctaaagtttttctttttcttgacatattaaaattaatctctTTCTCTATCTTTGGGATCTCCAATTGTTagcaaatatttgaaaaatcagttttatttatttatttagttatcaGTTAATAATCAagttattattgttaattaaatgcataaattattgttaccaaaaagttattatatatatttttaaagaaatacaagtttttttattttttataaaattggtatttataaaaaaactcatattttttatatttgtaagttTCTCACgcttccttttctctttttttttttttttgagatgaCTCATTTTAATATTTCCATTTCCAAGTTGTCATTTCCGTGCCGCATAGGTATTTATACATGGATGttaattatgtgtttaattaattaacacgCAGGCTTCGCAACATCAAAAATAGCATGCTGTGGACAAGGACCATACAATGGGATAGGTGTATGCACAGTATGGTCAAGTTTGTGTCCTGATCGTAGCCTCTATGCATTCTGGGATCCATTTCATCCTACCGAAAAGGCTAACAGAATCATCGTTCAACAGATGATGACTGGTACCAAAAAGTACATGAACCCTATGAATCTCAGCACCATTTTGGCTTTGGACTCCAGGGCTTAGACATCAGTCAAACCCAGGAGACCATCCGccatttacttttaattaaattcttcatTTGGGAAGTTTTGTTGTGTTTGTGGTGACTGTTAATGGAGTTTCCAAGTGtggttgtttaatttaataatttatttgtcatCAATGTATAATCAATATTCATcctaaacaatattataagtatgtatttttataataaaattatgcatatttattttaactatacaaataaaaatatatttatatgtgttattatataagtgggtaaattaagaataatataatattcaatcacgtAATGACAAATATAAGTATACacctatttatgtattaaatatatatatatatatatatatatatatatatatatatatatatatatatatatatatattcaaaatagatatacataatattactcatattttcacgtacataattaataaaataattttttatttttaattaaaaattatttaaataataaaatattataatttatttatttcaatagatCCTCTTCATTATGgctattattaattatattgtcAGCGATAACTGTAGGTAATTGATCATGGATTAATTACCCATTATATGCTGATCAGCTATTATAAATTGATAGtgtgaattttattattttgaaaaataacaatcaatcacCTTAGGATacaaagttatttaaaaaaaaggataatactGATATTATCATTCGTTACGTAATTATAATTCtgatactaaattatataaatttcaagagaattacactttaaaaaataattaatgggATTACAGGTCTTAAGAGTTACATAAATCttatactaaaatttaataaaatttaagtttcataCCTTATATTTGAGAATCAAAAAGTCCTTGGATGACTTTGATCACATATGGATaggttattaaataattgtttttctttctgcTGGGTGGTGAAAATGCAGCTAGCCATCTATTTCATTCATTTAAAGTGTCACCAATTTTCACTCTTCCAGCGCACTTCTTAAAGTTGCCACACTTCCaccaatttttttgttcaatcatCACGAGATTTCAATTTACTCGTCCAAAACATTCAATTATGCCAAACCCCCACTTTAGCTTACATCCAAAATACATAAATCCAATAAtctagttttaattttacactCCCAATAAAGAATTTGAgtgacaaaagaaaaagttttatatataaaagaatatgaatttaagtattttctaacaacatatcaaaattaaacttttgacttaCTTTTATAAGGTCGATCATTAGACCTGAAATTTATCTTAATCAGTATGATTTATTCGATTCCAAAAATGATAATCTAATTCAGATAAAATTTCTCattatcgaaaaaaaaaaaagattgaagatTTACCCACTATAAATAGTTGAATATCTTGTCGGGTTAAAGGGTTTTTTTCCCATAAGGCTTTTCATCaacaaaatattaagaatatatGAATCTTCTCTGAGCAGTTGACGAAACATTTGAGTGACTCAGAACTCCCCACTCTTCTCTTTTAGTTTCATCCTTGATGGAAGAATGCATATTAAGAATTCAAAGGACAGAAAACTGCTATTCTGCTACAAATTCAACACTAATCTATGGTGGGAGGCTAATTTTTATATtccacaattttattttttttcatttagattCTATTACGTACATTTCAATCGTACATAGTAGAGTATTTCATTGTGTCTAAAACTACGCACTTCTTAGTTGGGGCATTGGGTTAAAGAAACGGAGAAAGAGGGAAGTAAGAAAGAAGTAGGGAATGAGGATTAGACAATCAGGATgttataaattaacttttttattatcttccCTATAATTGCTTGCCCAAAAATTAAGCTTCAAAATCGATAAAATGTGTAAATGATTACTATTCTATCATGTAATCAGGTAAGTCAACTTGTACTTGACGTGATATTCAACTCAAACGAGTAAAACTTGAACAAGGATAACCCCAACTTAAGATTAActagttaaaaaattatcaatgaacgacctttttttttttttgatgatgattcttcttcttcgtaTCAAATAacacttcatcttcttctctttcttgatGATGATTCTTCTCCTTCATGGAAACTTGCAGGGTGAAATCAAGGCCGAAAATTTATGCAGCTAAAAATTTTACATGTTTAGTTGCGACAAGTTTCCATTAAAGCAAATCACAAGATACAAagattgaaaatacaaatagttGACATTAAATTTACAATGGAggatcataataataaaaaacagagATGGGTTCACATCTTTGGTCCAATGTAAAGAACCCTACAAATCCAATTCTTGGAGCTACACTAGAAAAAAACAGGAGACCTGAAAAAGATGCAATAAATTTAGCTGGCAAGTTATTCACACTAAGGTTTTATCTTCACAACAAATACACTTatgaatgataataaataattttagacTATTGCATAATGGATAACATGCTACAATTAGTCACTGGAAAATTCACTACCAACTCAGAATAGTTTGGCTGGAGGAAATCTACGCAAATGGATTTCCTCCTACAGAAGCAACATGTCCTTGAGCTGGGACATTCCTGAAATGAAAGAGGGACCAAGTTAGTTATATAAAATGCTAAAGGGTAACAGCTTAAAGGTCAAATCTAGAATAGGTAATAGTGTCTGTTCATATTTGGTCAACTTATTTGAACGGTTTAGAAACCGCCAGCAAATAATTTGTGAAAAGGGTATCACAACCAGAATGTTATATCATCTACGAAATGACGATTTCTagaaaataaaaggtaaaattcatataaaactaacaactttCAAAAAGTGTAGCCAGAAAAAGCGCTTTTCCTGCATTGGTAAAAGATACAAAAATAAGAAGCAACTTGGCATTGAGGGGCATCTGAAATGAAGTATGAACTTAATAATTGAGTTAGCCACCTTGTATGACACCGTCCCAATTTTCTTTCGACATTTTTGTTATGCAAGGACTTTTTATAAACTTTGCATGTTGCTCATTTCGGTGATTTAAGTATACCAAAAAGTGAGAATTTTGGGGCTCAGATTAGTATGATAAGTGATTAGCATGTCACGGAATGTAAATATCTAGATTAAGTCCAGGTATGGAGGCAGAGAGGCGTCAACAGACCAATAATAAGTTGAAGTTCTTCAATTATTAACTGGTAAGATGTTTAGGTTTCAGATGAGGGTAAATATGTAACAGATGTGAAGTTTTGCTTCAAGTTTTCAGTAAAAGGTAATTCATCTTAACCACTACAGCAACCGAAAAAAAGTATGCTTTATGGTGAACAACATGCGACTAGATCACATAAGACCACGTTTTGAGCAAACAAGCATGCTAGCAATCAGGCAATCTCTCCCAAACTTgcttaattcaaatattgtaataaaaaacaACTCATAACTTAGCTAAATGACAACAAAAAGAAAGCCTAAAAGTGATTTCACTATTTCAACAACAATTATTACAGGCACCACTAAAATAATAGCAAGAGCAAATAACAAACTTACGGTAATTGCGAGGTTGGTGCCTGCCCAGACAGGTATACTACGCCACCTGCATATTGGAcagaaagatttaaaaaaatgccTTTTGTCAAGGATGTTTCATGTCTATGCAGGTGCTCATATCCAATAAAATGCTTTAAACTACCATCAAACAAGCAGATCACAAACAGCAGTTGTCCCGTacatagtaaaaataaatttcagtaGCAAGTGTCAAATAACAATTACCCTGTGACACTGCAGGGATAAAAGGAGTCACCGGATCTTGAGGAAACAACAATTGAGTTGCACCACCAAGGAAGGTGGATGGCAGTTGTGAATTCGGAAGTGCAGCTTGCAAGGAGCTCATGTCAAAGAACTGAAAGATGATATATTGCAagacaaaattatgtataacaAATAAACATTGAAAATTCTCCCGCGAGAAACTTAGACAAACTACAACAGCCTGGCATCTATTAGCTTCTCCTTATCAGGacttttaatgaaaatgaatctgctaaaataacattaaaaagtCCACTAAAAAGACATAAACAGTATCCTATAAGTATCAAAAGCTAcaataaagaaagcaaaatcATAAAGGTCGTTAATTTAAGGCAAGCTGGAAAATTTATCATCATCCATGGCAAATAGAAAAGAAATCggaaaaaagaattgaaacaaCATCATTATCATCAAGACCTGAATATATACCAAAATGATGGTCAGACTTCCTAAACATGAATGCTTTGTATGGCCCTAAAAAGTGAATAACTATCATACCAACCTACCTTAATATACACCGGAATGTCATACAAATATGACAATATACTGCTCTGTTTctacaaaaaaatttgacagatttaacttaaataacaattatttgtatatttaatttaatattgagGTATAATTgtcttttctattttatatcaTTCATGTAAAACAGAAAACAGATtaagttattttcttcaatttcacaACTATCAGTTATGAAGCCAAAGTATGTCAATTTTGTGTTATGGAAATGGCACACAGATATGATAACAAAGTCTTCAGTTTCtacaagaaataaaacaaaaaaatgtggAAAAAGTGGGTTTGAGttcataattcaatttcagTTCTCCATATTCATTTTTAGTTCATTCTTTGAAAACAAGAACACAGAAAATGTTAGCAAATGCTCGTTTAAAAACTCTACCAGATCTGCAGAACTTTCAGCAAAGTTTATTGAATCAGTGCGTATAGCAAAGTTTTTGAGACAAGCTTGCTATGGAGGATCATAAGAGTAGAACTCACTCATAAAAGCAAgactttataataaataaaagagatcAGGACTGATTCCTGATGTCAAAGGAATATAGTTTAAATGCTTGCAATAGGCCTATCAAGATAAACATGAGTAAGAGGCTAAAACTACACATGGCAGCAAACCATTGATGGAAGCTGTAACCATTTGTGGAGTGAAGCATGAAAAAGGTAATGAGGTGTGTGGGCAACAGGGAGTTAAAGGAAAGGaaaacaagagagagagaggataaAACGAGAGAAGGCTGGATATAACTTATGGCTTAAGTATACTGGTCAATTGGCATGCGGGGATAAAGCTAGGTCCTGAAGATTGTCAGGTTATTCAATTTTCATGGGAATCCTATTTGATTGTGTAATTGGTAGTTCAGTGGTGATAAGAGGTGTAATTGTTGTCAGCATATAAACATAAAACTTCATTCCATTTCTCTGATAAATTTTGCATTCTTCTGTACTGTTTGGTTGTGTTTCTGTTAAACTGTTGCAGGTGGATTGCATCAGAGATTGTCTGTGGTGTGTTGCAGTGTTCTCCCTAAGTCGTAGCAGGAGATTTGTATTATCTTGATTGAAGCATTTGGACTAAACTTGGACCAGATCTGGAAGACTTCAAAGGTTAAGCATGACCTGCTTCAACAGATTTTGACACCAAGAACATAAAAAGGCCAACAATCTTCCTTGGCTTCCTCTTATCTCCGATAATGAAGATTCAATCGTTTGCACCTTACTCTATCAATCTAGTGGTCTTCACATCAAATTTAGAAACTGGCACAGCACTGGTCAGTAAGGCAAATTACCTAGGAAACATTGTATGTTATTAAACCGACCTTCAGAAATATACATAACTACAACTGAACCGGCAACAAGTAGAGAATTCAATAAGCATCAAGATTAATTTCCCTAATACTGATAGACTTCTTGTTGTCCATTAATAAGACCTGGGGATTAAGCCACCGgcttctaatatatatatatttcttctcTGACCATGCTACCTGCCTTTGACACCAAATTCTTACTTGTACCTTGACTGTCTCTCAAGCTCTTAACTAACAAGGGTAAATAAAGAGAGTAATTGGATTTAAACATAAAGGGAAAAGTACAAAAGAAAATCTATGGCATACCATATTATTCTGCTCCAAATCAGAGTCATAAGGAAAATCAAATGGGTTTATTGATTTAAGATCAGTGGCATGTGCTTGTGTCTCTCCctacataaacaaatataagtTCATAAACATACAGATAAATCAGCAAAATATAATGGCTAAAATCACACAGAAAAACAGTAATACAAACCACTAGAGGAAGCACCGATGGTGTATATACTGGCCCCATGTCAGCATGTGACAGTACAGTCATCAGCTGCAGTCCCTGTTGAGAGATAGCTCTCTGATTTCCACCATCATTAGAGTCCTGCAAATAAAAATCTGTAAGACGAAGCTGAAAAGCAGGGCTTTTACAAAATTCTGAGGTAGAGACAGCAACTTCTGAAGTTATTACACTGAAATTCTGATCCGTAGTTGATGAAGACTGATTAGCTGCTAATTGCAGTTCAAAATTTTGCTGAACTCCCTCCAAAGAAAGATTGCCGGCGCAATCATCAAAAGCATTCCATGACTgctaaaaaataatagataaaattgatAACAACCATCTCAGCGGTCTTCATACCAACTCATAAATTTCAAAAGATGATGGCACTAAGTGGCAAAATTGGAGCTAGCGGATGTCAAAGACTTAACACACAAAGAGTCTTCCTAAAGCATTTTAAGAAGgcattttggaaaattaaaggTTGCTTACCTGAGTGCTAGCAGCCATAGTGGGAGCTTGAACATTGTTTAAACCGTCAAGCCACAGATCAGATGATGGAGTGGGTGAATGAGCACCAGAATTTAGGTTTGCTGGCCGCTGAGAAGTTGTATTGAAAGATGAAAGTAGGTCAAATATGACTGAAGGAACACCCTTAACAGGAACTGTAGGAGGGGAAAGACTTTCTTTTCCTCGAATAGACGC contains:
- the LOC123220919 gene encoding GDSL esterase/lipase At5g18430-like, whose product is MPTSTSNFIISCLILLSLTIVPLVEAGAFFIFGDSLVDSGNNNFLVTTARADLPPYGIDYPSRRPTGRFSNGLNIPDIISQQIGQPEAPLPYLSPELQGNKLLIGANFASAGIGILNDTGSQFINIIRMFRQLDYFEEYQRRLAALVGDAAARTLVNQALVLITVGGNDFVNNYYLVPFSARSRQFALPDYVTYLISEYKKLLQRLYSLGARRVVVTGTGPMGCVPAELAMRGNNGGCSQELQRAAALYTPLLDQMLQQLNSESGGTVFIAANTQQMNTDFITNPQAFGFATSKIACCGQGPYNGIGVCTVWSSLCPDRSLYAFWDPFHPTEKANRIIVQQMMTGTKKYMNPMNLSTILALDSRA